In a genomic window of Streptomyces sp. BHT-5-2:
- a CDS encoding gamma-glutamyltransferase family protein: MFTTRPTLHGTFGMAATTHWLASQSAMAVLEDGGNAFDAAVAAGFVLHVVEPHLNGPAGEVPVILAPAGGPVRVLCGQGPAPAGATVAHYTSLGLDLVPGAGPLAAAVPGAFDAWMLLLRDHGTKSLAEVLRYAIGYAEHGHPAVERIGETVEAVRTLFETEWTSSAELYLRGGRAVRPGELLTNRPLADTWRRLLTEAAAASTDREGQIEAARRIWREGFVGEALADFAARPAMDSSGEPHAGTLTGDDLTAYTATYEDPVTHDWHGWTVAKAGGWTQGPVFLQQLALLPEELPGYGSPEYVHLLIEGSKLAMADREAWYGDAADVPLAALLGDDYNTARRALIGDRASYALRPGSPDGRTPRLSKHTQAVAGGAGGFDVAGALAGGTGEPTMAPGPAAPGRGEPSPGAPEVGRDGTTRGDTCHIDVVDRWGNLVSATPSGGWLQSNPVVPGLGFPLGTRLQMTWLEEGLPNSLTPGRRPRTTLTPSLALRDGVPVMAFGTPGGDQQDQWQLHFFLAVALRPQVRGGLDLQGAIDAPNWHHDSFPGSFFPRLMRPGGVTVESRIGDAVIDGLRRRGHDVTVGGAWSEGRLCAVARDPRTGVLSAAANPRGMQGYAVGR; the protein is encoded by the coding sequence GTGTTCACCACCCGCCCCACCCTCCACGGCACCTTCGGTATGGCCGCCACCACCCACTGGCTGGCGTCCCAGTCCGCGATGGCCGTACTGGAGGACGGCGGCAACGCCTTCGACGCCGCCGTCGCCGCCGGGTTCGTGCTGCACGTCGTCGAACCGCACCTGAACGGGCCGGCGGGCGAGGTGCCCGTCATCCTGGCCCCGGCCGGCGGACCGGTGCGGGTGCTCTGCGGACAGGGCCCCGCCCCCGCCGGCGCGACCGTGGCCCACTACACCTCCCTCGGACTCGACCTCGTCCCCGGCGCCGGACCGCTCGCCGCCGCCGTCCCCGGCGCCTTCGACGCCTGGATGCTGCTGCTGCGCGACCACGGCACCAAGTCCCTGGCCGAGGTGCTCCGTTATGCCATCGGATACGCCGAGCACGGCCACCCCGCCGTCGAACGGATCGGGGAGACCGTGGAAGCCGTCCGTACGCTCTTCGAGACCGAGTGGACCTCGTCGGCCGAGCTCTACCTCCGGGGCGGCCGCGCCGTCCGCCCCGGCGAACTGCTCACCAACCGCCCCCTGGCCGACACCTGGCGCCGCCTCCTCACCGAGGCCGCGGCCGCCTCCACCGACCGCGAGGGACAGATCGAGGCCGCCCGCCGCATCTGGCGCGAGGGCTTCGTCGGTGAGGCGCTCGCCGACTTCGCCGCCCGCCCCGCCATGGACAGCTCCGGCGAACCGCACGCCGGCACCCTCACCGGCGACGACCTGACCGCCTACACCGCCACCTACGAGGACCCGGTCACCCACGACTGGCACGGCTGGACCGTGGCCAAGGCCGGCGGCTGGACCCAGGGTCCCGTATTCCTCCAGCAACTCGCCCTTCTGCCCGAGGAGTTGCCCGGCTACGGCAGCCCGGAATACGTCCACCTCCTCATCGAGGGCAGCAAGCTCGCCATGGCCGACCGCGAGGCGTGGTACGGCGATGCCGCCGACGTCCCGCTCGCCGCCCTGCTCGGCGACGACTACAACACCGCCCGCCGCGCCCTCATCGGCGACCGCGCCTCGTACGCGCTGCGGCCCGGCAGCCCCGACGGACGCACCCCGCGGCTGAGCAAGCACACGCAGGCGGTGGCCGGCGGCGCCGGCGGGTTCGACGTGGCGGGCGCCCTGGCCGGCGGCACGGGGGAGCCGACCATGGCCCCCGGACCCGCCGCACCCGGCCGCGGCGAACCGTCCCCCGGCGCCCCCGAGGTCGGCCGCGACGGCACCACCCGCGGCGACACCTGCCACATCGACGTCGTCGACCGCTGGGGCAACCTCGTCTCCGCCACCCCCTCCGGCGGCTGGCTTCAGTCCAACCCCGTCGTCCCCGGCCTCGGCTTCCCGCTCGGCACCCGCCTCCAGATGACCTGGCTGGAGGAGGGCCTGCCCAACTCCCTCACCCCCGGACGCCGCCCCCGCACCACCCTCACCCCGTCCCTGGCCCTGCGCGACGGCGTACCCGTCATGGCGTTCGGCACCCCCGGCGGCGACCAGCAGGACCAGTGGCAGCTGCACTTCTTCCTGGCGGTGGCGCTGCGCCCGCAGGTCCGCGGCGGCCTCGACCTCCAGGGCGCCATCGACGCCCCGAACTGGCACCACGACTCCTTCCCCGGCTCCTTCTTCCCGCGCCTCATGCGGCCCGGCGGCGTCACCGTCGAATCCCGGATCGGCGACGCGGTGATCGACGGGCTGCGGCGGCGCGGCCACGACGTGACGGTGGGCGGCGCGTGGTCGGAGGGGCGGCTGTGCGCGGTGGCCCGCGACCCGCGGACCGGGGTGCTGTCGGCCGCGGCCAACCCGCGCGGCATGCAGGGGTACGCGGTCGGGCGGTGA
- a CDS encoding Sir2 family NAD-dependent protein deacetylase — protein MSSTDGRPAHRPLVAILSGAGISTDSGIPDYRGPNGLWRRDPAAEKLVTYDAYMTDPEIRRRSWRMRRESPVFRARPNAAHEAVARLERSGTPVRVLTQNVDGLHQLAGLPARKVLELHGTAREVTCTGCHARSSMAQALERVAAGEPDPACRACGGILKSATVMFGERLDPRVLGQAVAVAKAAELFFAVGTTLQVQPAASLAGTAVEHGARLVIVNAEPTPYDELATEVVREPIGTALPRLLAALG, from the coding sequence ATGAGCAGCACCGACGGCCGGCCCGCGCACCGCCCCCTGGTCGCGATCCTGAGCGGCGCCGGGATCTCCACCGACTCCGGGATCCCCGACTACCGCGGTCCGAACGGGCTGTGGCGGCGCGATCCGGCGGCCGAGAAGCTGGTCACCTACGACGCGTACATGACGGATCCGGAGATCCGGCGGCGGTCGTGGCGGATGCGTCGGGAGAGCCCGGTGTTCCGGGCCCGGCCGAACGCCGCGCACGAGGCGGTGGCCCGGCTGGAGCGGTCCGGGACGCCGGTGCGGGTGCTCACCCAGAACGTGGACGGGCTGCACCAGCTCGCCGGATTGCCGGCCCGCAAGGTGCTGGAACTCCACGGCACCGCCCGCGAGGTGACGTGCACCGGCTGCCATGCCCGGTCGTCGATGGCGCAGGCGCTGGAGCGGGTGGCGGCCGGCGAGCCCGACCCGGCGTGCCGGGCGTGCGGCGGGATCCTCAAGTCGGCGACGGTGATGTTCGGCGAGCGGCTGGATCCGCGGGTGCTCGGCCAGGCGGTGGCGGTGGCGAAGGCCGCCGAGCTGTTCTTCGCGGTGGGCACCACGCTCCAGGTGCAGCCGGCCGCCTCGCTCGCCGGGACGGCCGTGGAGCACGGTGCACGCCTGGTGATCGTCAACGCCGAGCCGACCCCCTACGACGAGCTGGCCACCGAGGTGGTGCGCGAGCCGATCGGCACGGCCCTCCCCCGGCTGCTGGCCGCGCTCGGCTGA
- a CDS encoding inositol monophosphatase family protein, producing the protein MIEALDIRTPGDPTDTTDLTDAVTLTPAAAPAAAPCPATAPAAEPDLSGLDWAAVEAAVRQAAADEITPRFRQLAVEEIVEKNGPHDLVTIADRRAEEHLTAALTALLPGSRVVGEEAVHADPTVLDALHGDALVWIVDPVDGTRQFVHGDPGFATLVALAHRGEVLASWTYAPALGQMAVARRGAGAWLNGERLTAGHPAPGADLEVATSHPDFTTDDQKRVLAALETPGVAPRPCGSAGLEYLHIALGRLDATAFSWENSWDHAAGLLLVHEAGGTSGTVAGRPFRIQGGNALPFTAARDAETARRILGLLAAAN; encoded by the coding sequence ATGATCGAAGCACTGGACATCCGCACTCCGGGAGACCCCACGGACACCACGGACCTCACCGACGCCGTCACCCTCACCCCGGCCGCCGCACCCGCGGCCGCGCCCTGCCCTGCCACCGCGCCCGCCGCCGAGCCCGATCTCTCCGGGCTGGACTGGGCCGCCGTGGAGGCCGCCGTCCGGCAGGCCGCGGCCGACGAGATCACGCCCCGTTTCCGGCAGCTCGCCGTCGAGGAGATCGTCGAGAAGAACGGCCCGCACGACCTCGTCACCATCGCCGACCGGCGCGCCGAGGAGCACCTCACCGCCGCCCTCACCGCCCTGCTGCCCGGCTCCCGGGTCGTCGGCGAAGAGGCCGTGCACGCCGACCCCACCGTCCTCGACGCCCTCCACGGCGACGCCCTGGTCTGGATCGTCGACCCGGTCGACGGCACCCGCCAGTTCGTCCACGGCGACCCCGGCTTCGCCACCCTGGTCGCCCTGGCCCACCGCGGCGAGGTGCTCGCCTCCTGGACGTACGCCCCCGCCCTCGGCCAGATGGCCGTCGCCCGCCGCGGCGCCGGCGCCTGGCTCAACGGCGAGCGGCTCACCGCCGGCCACCCCGCCCCCGGCGCCGATCTCGAAGTCGCCACCTCCCACCCCGACTTCACCACCGACGACCAGAAGCGCGTGCTGGCCGCCCTGGAGACCCCCGGCGTCGCCCCCCGCCCCTGCGGATCCGCTGGCCTGGAGTACCTCCACATAGCCCTCGGCCGGCTCGACGCCACCGCCTTCAGCTGGGAGAACTCCTGGGACCACGCCGCCGGCCTGCTCCTCGTCCACGAAGCGGGCGGCACCAGCGGCACGGTCGCCGGCCGGCCCTTCCGCATCCAGGGCGGCAACGCGCTGCCCTTCACCGCGGCACGGGACGCCGAAACGGCGCGGCGTATCCTCGGACTGCTGGCTGCCGCCAACTGA
- a CDS encoding SDR family oxidoreductase, protein MSYDALAGRTAVVTGAASGMGEATARLLASYGVRVALLARRAERLTDLAAKIEADGGRALAVPTDITDAASVDAAVRQVHTAYGAVDLVVNAAGVMLPNPVTAGRADEWQRMLDTNVAGALRVIRAFTPDLIAAAAAGRTADLVNISSIGAHVPFPHYAVYGATKAALTYLSQSLRTELGPRDVRVTNIEPGLTDTELADHVDNAELSGQLDGMFDALIGLSADDIADLIAFTTSRARHVNLRQAIVLPTRQA, encoded by the coding sequence ATGTCGTACGACGCCCTCGCCGGCCGCACCGCCGTTGTCACCGGAGCCGCCAGCGGCATGGGTGAGGCCACCGCCCGGCTGCTTGCCTCGTACGGCGTGCGGGTGGCGCTGCTCGCCCGCCGGGCCGAGCGGCTGACCGACCTGGCCGCCAAGATCGAGGCGGACGGCGGCCGGGCCCTCGCCGTCCCCACCGACATCACCGACGCGGCCTCCGTGGACGCCGCGGTGCGGCAGGTGCACACCGCGTACGGCGCCGTCGACCTCGTCGTCAACGCCGCGGGCGTGATGCTGCCCAACCCCGTCACGGCGGGCCGCGCCGACGAGTGGCAGCGCATGCTGGACACCAACGTGGCCGGTGCGCTGCGCGTCATCCGCGCCTTCACCCCCGACCTGATCGCGGCCGCCGCGGCGGGCCGGACCGCGGACCTGGTCAACATCTCCTCGATCGGCGCCCACGTCCCCTTCCCCCACTACGCGGTCTACGGCGCGACCAAGGCCGCGCTGACCTACCTCTCGCAGTCCCTGCGCACCGAACTGGGCCCGCGCGACGTCCGCGTCACCAACATCGAACCGGGCCTGACCGACACCGAACTGGCCGACCACGTCGACAACGCGGAACTCTCCGGCCAGTTGGACGGCATGTTCGACGCGCTGATCGGACTCTCCGCCGACGACATCGCGGACCTGATCGCCTTCACGACCAGCCGTGCCCGCCACGTCAACCTGCGCCAGGCGATCGTGCTGCCGACCCGGCAGGCGTGA
- a CDS encoding phytoene desaturase family protein translates to MLDAVVIGSGPNGLTAAVELARRGMSVEVFEARDTIGGGARTEELTLPGFRHDPCSAVHPLAAGSPAFRAMPLERHGLEWLHPDLPMAHPFPDGTAAVLAHSVGETAMSFGAHDAGVYRRLVAPFTGRWDALARDFLRTQWLGLPHDPFTYARFGLVAMQPVTLLNRRFQDEKARALLAGLAAHAIAPLRGFGTSGLALMFALAAHANGWPVPRGGSQAISDALAGLLRAHGGAVHTDFEVKRLDDLPPARAYVFDTSPTALARIAGLGNAYRDVIYGPSVFKIDYALSGPVPWTAPEAHHAGTVHIGPTSGEISAALDAAVQGRDPSVPFLITAQPSLIDPTRAPEGKHTFWAYGHVPNGWTGDATDAVERQIERFAPGFRDLVLARAVAGPPQLAARNANYVGGDTATGSAAGLRLLIRPKLTRVPYETAHPAVFLCSQATPPGPGVHGMSGHHAARAVWRRLRGSSGR, encoded by the coding sequence ATGCTCGACGCCGTCGTGATCGGATCGGGGCCCAACGGCCTGACAGCGGCGGTCGAACTCGCCCGCCGCGGCATGTCCGTCGAGGTCTTCGAAGCCCGCGACACCATCGGCGGCGGCGCCCGCACCGAGGAGCTGACCCTCCCCGGCTTCCGTCACGACCCCTGCTCCGCGGTGCACCCGCTCGCCGCGGGCTCCCCCGCCTTCCGCGCCATGCCCCTGGAGCGGCACGGCCTGGAATGGCTCCACCCCGACCTCCCCATGGCGCACCCCTTCCCGGACGGCACCGCCGCGGTCCTGGCGCACTCCGTCGGCGAGACCGCCATGTCGTTCGGCGCGCACGACGCCGGCGTCTACCGCCGGCTCGTGGCCCCGTTCACCGGAAGGTGGGATGCCCTGGCCCGCGACTTCCTGCGCACCCAGTGGCTGGGCCTGCCTCACGACCCGTTTACCTACGCCCGCTTCGGGCTGGTCGCCATGCAGCCGGTCACCCTGCTCAACCGCCGCTTCCAGGACGAGAAGGCACGCGCCCTGCTCGCCGGACTCGCCGCCCACGCCATCGCCCCGCTCCGCGGCTTCGGCACCAGCGGCCTGGCCCTGATGTTCGCCCTCGCCGCCCACGCCAACGGCTGGCCGGTGCCCCGCGGCGGCTCCCAGGCCATCTCCGACGCCCTCGCCGGCCTCCTGCGCGCCCACGGCGGCGCCGTCCACACCGACTTCGAGGTCAAGCGCCTGGACGACCTCCCGCCGGCCCGCGCCTATGTCTTCGACACCTCCCCGACGGCCCTCGCCCGCATCGCCGGCCTCGGCAACGCCTACCGCGACGTGATCTACGGTCCCAGCGTCTTCAAGATCGACTATGCGCTGTCCGGCCCCGTCCCGTGGACCGCCCCGGAAGCCCACCACGCCGGCACCGTCCACATCGGCCCCACCAGCGGCGAGATCTCCGCCGCCCTCGACGCCGCAGTCCAGGGCCGCGACCCCTCCGTCCCCTTCCTCATCACCGCCCAGCCCAGCCTCATCGACCCCACCCGCGCCCCCGAGGGCAAGCACACCTTCTGGGCCTACGGCCACGTCCCCAACGGCTGGACGGGCGACGCCACCGACGCCGTCGAGCGCCAGATCGAACGCTTCGCCCCCGGCTTCCGCGACCTCGTCCTCGCCCGCGCCGTCGCCGGCCCCCCGCAACTCGCCGCCCGCAACGCCAACTACGTCGGCGGCGACACAGCCACCGGCTCCGCCGCCGGCCTCCGCCTCCTCATCCGCCCCAAACTCACCCGCGTCCCCTACGAAACCGCCCACCCCGCCGTCTTCCTGTGTTCCCAGGCCACCCCACCCGGCCCCGGCGTCCACGGCATGTCCGGCCACCACGCCGCCCGAGCCGTCTGGCGCCGCCTCCGGGGGAGCAGCGGCCGCTAG